In the Constrictibacter sp. MBR-5 genome, one interval contains:
- a CDS encoding acyl-CoA dehydrogenase family protein, which translates to MGHSFQFDSITLPPEAERLRQEVRAFLRDEIEAGSFVPGSGDMDSKYNPAFSRKVAAKGWIGMTWPKEYGGGGRSFLERYVMTEEMLAADAPVRAHWTVDRQSGPVLLKYGSEAVKRTLIPQILRGECFFCIGLSEPNSGSDLFAASTKATKTDGGWLVNGRKIWTSNAHRAHYMIALLRTSPPTGENRRHGLTQFVIDLKSPGIMVRPIVNLAGLHDFNEVVFDDVFVPDDHLVGEVDMAWKQATDELAYERSGPERFLETIGALRGLVAAAGNAPDDRVAAGIGREVAHLKTLRRMSVSVAGMLHAGKSPVVEAAVVKDVGTNWEQALPQKVRLLAPTQGAVAGDNSTDFDHIMRYTTMIAPKLTIQGGTREVLRGIIARGLGLR; encoded by the coding sequence ATGGGCCACAGCTTCCAGTTCGATTCGATCACGCTGCCCCCCGAAGCCGAGCGGCTGCGCCAGGAGGTGCGGGCCTTTTTGCGCGACGAGATCGAGGCCGGCAGCTTCGTCCCCGGCAGCGGCGACATGGACAGCAAGTACAATCCGGCCTTCAGCCGCAAGGTCGCGGCCAAGGGCTGGATCGGCATGACCTGGCCGAAGGAGTATGGCGGCGGCGGGCGCAGCTTCCTCGAACGCTACGTGATGACCGAGGAGATGCTGGCCGCCGACGCACCGGTCCGCGCGCACTGGACGGTCGACCGGCAGAGCGGCCCGGTGCTGCTGAAATACGGCAGCGAGGCGGTGAAGCGGACGCTGATCCCGCAGATCCTGCGCGGCGAGTGCTTCTTCTGTATCGGCCTGTCGGAGCCCAACTCCGGCTCCGACCTGTTCGCCGCGTCGACCAAGGCGACGAAGACCGACGGCGGCTGGCTGGTGAACGGCCGCAAGATCTGGACCAGCAACGCGCACCGCGCCCATTACATGATCGCGCTGCTGCGCACGTCGCCGCCGACCGGGGAGAACCGCCGGCACGGCCTGACGCAGTTCGTCATCGACCTGAAATCGCCGGGCATCATGGTCCGGCCGATCGTCAACCTCGCCGGCCTGCACGACTTCAACGAGGTCGTGTTCGACGACGTGTTCGTGCCGGACGATCATCTGGTCGGCGAGGTCGACATGGCGTGGAAGCAGGCCACCGACGAACTCGCCTACGAGCGCAGCGGGCCGGAGCGGTTCCTGGAGACGATCGGTGCCCTGCGCGGCCTCGTCGCGGCTGCCGGCAATGCGCCGGACGATCGCGTCGCCGCGGGCATCGGCAGGGAGGTCGCGCACCTGAAGACGCTGCGGCGCATGTCCGTCTCGGTCGCGGGCATGCTGCACGCCGGCAAGTCGCCGGTCGTGGAGGCGGCGGTCGTGAAGGACGTCGGCACCAACTGGGAGCAGGCGCTGCCGCAGAAGGTGCGGCTGCTGGCGCCGACGCAGGGTGCGGTGGCGGGCGACAATTCCACCGATTTCGACCACATCATGCGCTACACGACGATGATCGCGCCGAAGCTGACCATCCAGGGCGGAACGCGCGAAGTGCTGCGCGGCATCATCGCGCGCGGCCTCGGGCTGCGCTGA
- a CDS encoding NAD(P)-dependent oxidoreductase, producing MRIGFIGLGTMGASMAANLQKGGYDLVVHDLRRASADRHVAAGATWAGSPQEVAAAVDVLFSSLPGPKEVEDVATRADGVLAGIRPDAAWFDLTTNSPTMVRKLHGLLAEKGAHMMDAPVSGGPRGAASGKLALWVGGDQAVFDRHKAVLDAIGDQARYVGPIGAGSVAKLVHNCAGYAVQAVYAEVFTMGVKGGVEPLALWEAVRSGAGGRRRSFDGLVDQFLPNKYDPPAFALRLAHKDVTLATTLGRELGVPMRMANLALEEMTEAMNRGWGERDSRVAMLLQQERAGVHIEVPQERIDEALRRDPPAKDDPKRS from the coding sequence ATGCGCATAGGCTTCATCGGACTGGGCACCATGGGCGCCAGCATGGCGGCCAACCTCCAGAAGGGCGGATACGATCTGGTCGTGCACGATCTGCGGCGCGCTTCGGCCGATCGCCACGTGGCGGCGGGTGCCACCTGGGCGGGCTCGCCGCAGGAAGTCGCGGCGGCGGTCGACGTGCTCTTCTCCTCGCTGCCCGGCCCGAAGGAGGTCGAGGACGTGGCGACCCGCGCAGACGGCGTGCTCGCCGGCATCCGGCCGGATGCCGCCTGGTTTGACCTCACCACCAATTCGCCGACGATGGTGCGCAAGCTGCACGGCCTGCTGGCCGAGAAGGGGGCGCACATGATGGACGCCCCGGTCAGCGGCGGCCCGCGCGGTGCGGCGTCGGGCAAGCTGGCGCTGTGGGTCGGCGGCGACCAGGCCGTGTTCGACCGCCACAAGGCGGTGCTCGACGCGATCGGCGACCAGGCCCGCTATGTCGGACCGATCGGCGCCGGTTCGGTTGCCAAGCTCGTGCACAATTGCGCCGGCTATGCCGTGCAGGCGGTCTATGCCGAGGTCTTCACCATGGGCGTGAAGGGCGGCGTTGAGCCGCTCGCGCTGTGGGAGGCCGTGCGCAGCGGCGCCGGCGGCCGCCGGCGCAGCTTCGACGGCCTGGTCGACCAGTTCCTGCCCAACAAGTACGATCCGCCGGCCTTCGCGCTGCGGCTCGCCCACAAGGACGTCACCCTCGCCACCACCCTCGGCCGCGAACTCGGGGTGCCGATGCGCATGGCCAACCTCGCCCTGGAGGAGATGACCGAGGCGATGAACCGCGGCTGGGGCGAGCGCGATTCGCGCGTCGCCATGCTCCTCCAGCAGGAGCGCGCCGGCGTCCACAT